A window of the Zeugodacus cucurbitae isolate PBARC_wt_2022May chromosome 4, idZeuCucr1.2, whole genome shotgun sequence genome harbors these coding sequences:
- the LOC128921420 gene encoding putative uncharacterized protein DDB_G0282133 has translation MEWSTKQSRLQYHLYLYREELQRRRRREGVLRAAKTAITNHLVMNNSEEFYQLKKEEAAQITEVDIELDDSKAPDCTLTEKEHCEYSYTYAAECCNDTTTNWDFSDMMKFDNTTSYDNCNLTKNNEYTITNLSDNPDNANMNADDGITNYTNINWSLDDFWKEIEIEEMKAANNLSNTRNDNECKDLDYIDELCNDFNIVLDDVFRNDSEFEANTNTTNYIELDDSKAPDCTLTEKEHCEYSYTYAAECCNDTTTNWDFSDMMKFDNTTSYDRCNLTKNNECTITNLSDNPDNANMNADDGITNYTNINWSLEDFWKEIEIEEMKAANNLSNTRNDNECKDLDYIDELCNEFNIVLDDVFRNDSEFEANTNTTNCDELQRRRRREGVLRAAKTAITNHLVMNNSEEFYQLKKEEAAQITEVDIELDDSKAPDCTLTEKEHCEYSYTYAAECCNDTTTNWDFSDMMKFDNTTSYDNCNLTKNNEYTITNLSDNPDNANMNADDGITNYTNINWSLDDFWKEIEIEEMKAANNLSNTRNDNECKDLDYIDELCNDFNIVLDDVFRNDSEFEANTNTTNYIELDDSKAPDCTLTEKEHCEYSYTYAAECCNDTTTNWDFSDMMKYDNKITSYNNCNLTNTNWDFSDMMKFDNTTSYDRCNLTKNNECTITNLSDNPDNANMNADDGITNYTNINWSLEDFWKEIEIEEMKAANNLSNTRNDNECKDLDYIDELCNEFNIVLDDVFRNDSEFEANTNTTNCDELQRRRRREGVLRATKTAITNHIVMNNSEVFYQLKKEEAAQITEVDIELDDSTVPDYTFPEKEHCEYTYVAECCSNDTNTNWDFSDMMKYDNTTSYDNCNLTKNNECTITNLSDNPDNAKMNADDGITNYTNINWSLEDFWKEIEIEEMKAANNLSNTRNDNECKDLDYIDELCNEFNIVLDDVFRNDSEFEANTNTTNCDHKKSPVAPGSKNANEIQKYEVLRLMGYIVNSKIF, from the exons atgGAGTGGAGTACTAAGCAATCTCGTTTGCAATATcatctatatttatatcgtGAGGAACTGCAACGTCGTCGGCGACGTGAAGGAGTCTTGAGAGCGGCAAAGACTGCTATAACAAACCACCTAGTTATGAATAACAGCGAGGAGTTCTACCAACTTAAGAAAGAGGAAGCCGCTCAAATAACTGAAGTAGATATCGAGCTAGATGATAGTAAGGCCCCCGATTGCACTTTAACCGAAAAAGAACATTGTGAATACTCGTATACGTATGCCGCCGAGTGTTGCAATGATACGACTACAAATTGGGACTTTAGCGATATGATGAAATTCGATAACACCACAAGTTACGATAACTGTAATTTAACGAAGAATAACGAATACACGATAACGAATTTAAGCGACAATCCAGATAATGCAAACATGAACGCTGACGATGGGATCACAAATTACACGAATATAAATTGGAGCCTAGACGATTTCTGGAAAGAAATTGAGATTGAAGAAATGAAAGCTGCCAATAACCTCAGTAATACAAGGAATGATAATGAGTGCAAAGATTTGGATTACATCGATGAACTTTGTAACGATTTCAATATCGTTCTCGACGATGTGTTCCGAAATGACAGCGAGTTTGAGGCCAACACAAATACCACAAATT ATATCGAGCTAGATGATAGTAAGGCCCCCGATTGCACTTTAACCGAAAAAGAACATTGTGAATACTCGTATACGTATGCCGCCGAGTGTTGCAATGATACGACTACAAATTGGGACTTTAGCGATATGATGAAATTCGATAACACCACAAGTTACGACAGGTGTAATTTAACGAAGAATAACGAATGCACGATAACGAATTTAAGCGACAATCCAGATAATGCAAACATGAACGCTGACGATGGGATCACAAATTACACGAATATAAATTGGAGCCTAGAAGATTTCTGGAAAGAAATTGAGATTGAAGAAATGAAAGCTGCCAATAACCTCAGTAATACAAGGAATGATAATGAGTGCAAAGATTTGGATTACATCGATGAACTTTGTAACGAATTCAATATCGTTCTCGACGATGTGTTCCGAAATGACAGCGAGTTTGAGGCCAACACAAATACCACAAATTGTGAT GAACTGCAACGTCGTCGGCGACGTGAAGGAGTCTTGAGAGCGGCAAAGACTGCTATAACAAACCACCTAGTTATGAATAACAGCGAGGAGTTCTACCAACTTAAGAAAGAGGAAGCCGCTCAAATAACTGAAGTAGATATCGAGCTAGATGATAGTAAGGCCCCCGATTGCACTTTAACCGAAAAAGAACATTGTGAATACTCGTATACGTATGCCGCCGAGTGTTGCAATGATACGACTACAAATTGGGACTTTAGCGATATGATGAAATTCGATAACACCACAAGTTACGATAACTGTAATTTAACGAAGAATAACGAATACACGATAACGAATTTAAGCGACAATCCAGATAATGCAAACATGAACGCTGACGATGGGATCACAAATTACACGAATATAAATTGGAGCCTAGACGATTTCTGGAAAGAAATTGAGATTGAAGAAATGAAAGCTGCCAATAACCTCAGTAATACAAGGAATGATAATGAGTGCAAAGATTTGGATTACATCGATGAACTTTGTAACGATTTCAATATCGTTCTCGACGATGTGTTCCGAAATGACAGCGAGTTTGAGGCCAACACAAATACCACAAATT ATATCGAGCTAGATGATAGTAAGGCCCCCGATTGCACTTTAACCGAAAAAGAACATTGTGAATACTCGTATACGTATGCCGCCGAGTGTTGCAATGATACGACTACAAATTGGGACTTTAGCGATATGATGAAATacgataataaaattacaagttACAATAACTGTAATTTAACGAATACAAATTGGGACTTTAGCGATATGATGAAATTCGATAACACCACAAGTTACGACAGGTGTAATTTAACGAAGAATAACGAATGCACGATAACGAATTTAAGCGACAATCCAGATAATGCAAACATGAACGCTGACGATGGGATCACAAATTACACGAATATAAATTGGAGCCTAGAAGATTTCTGGAAAGAAATTGAGATTGAAGAAATGAAAGCTGCCAATAACCTCAGTAATACAAGGAATGATAATGAGTGCAAAGATTTGGATTACATCGATGAACTTTGTAACGAATTCAATATCGTTCTCGACGATGTGTTCCGAAATGACAGCGAGTTTGAGGCCAACACAAATACCACAAATTGTGAT GAACTGCAACGTCGTCGGCGACGTGAAGGAGTCTTGAGAGCGACAAAGACTGCTATAACGAACCACATTGTTATGAATAACAGCGAGGTGTTCTACCAACTTAAGAAAGAGGAAGCCGCTCAAATAACTGAAGTAGATATCGAGCTAGATGATAGTACTGTCCCCGACTACACTTTTCCCGAAAAAGAACATTGTGAATATACGTATGTTGCCGAGTGTTGCAGTAATGATACGAATACAAATTGGGACTTTAGCGATATGATGAAATACGATAACACCACAAGTTACGATAACTGTAATTTAACGAAGAATAACGAATGCACGATAACGAATTTAAGCGACAATCCAGATAATGCAAAAATGAACGCTGACGATGGGATCACAAATTACACGAATATAAATTGGAGCCTAGAAGATTTCTGGAAAGAAATTGAGATTGAAGAAATGAAAGCTGCCAATAACCTCAGTAATACAAGGAATGATAATGAGTGCAAAGATTTGGATTACATCGATGAACTTTGTAACGAATTCAATATCGTTCTCGACGATGTGTTCCGAAATGACAGCGAGTTTGAGGCCAACACAAATACCACAAATTGTGAT CATAAAAAATCACCGGTCGCACCAGGTTCTAAGAATGCAAACGAAATACAGAAATACGAAGTTTTGAGGCTAATGGGTTATATTgtgaatagtaaaattttttaa